A window from Citrus sinensis cultivar Valencia sweet orange chromosome 3, DVS_A1.0, whole genome shotgun sequence encodes these proteins:
- the LOC102628804 gene encoding protein transport protein SEC23, giving the protein MANPPQTSLGYSVTIGPSNPDISSPQPEKSLIPPPPMSSAPPRFPPPKLQQDHMTSPSIKTPNLLSPANGVKTGSPIPHLSTPPGPPVFTSPVRPAAVPFRTSPATPQPVALSSGSSFPTSSPPHFSNGSAELQHQVPHAAEETMPVGESSCVLFSAHKVLKKKKQANVPSLGFGALVSPGKEVSPSLQIIQRDPHRCHNCGAFANIYCKILLGSGQWQCVICRNLNGSEGEYVAPSKEELRNFPELSSPMVDYVQTGNNRSSYVPVSDSRMSAPIILVIDECLDEPHLQHLQSSLHAFVESIPPTARIGIILYGRTVSVYDFSEDSIASSDVLAGDKLPTEDSLKALLYGTGVYLSPMHASKQVAHDIFSSLRPYKLNITEASRDRCLGTAVEVALAIIQGPSAEMSRGVVKRPGGNSRIIVCAGGPNTYGPGSVPHSFSHPNYLHMEKMALKWMELLGRKAHQHNAVIDILCAGNCPVRVPVLQPLAKASGGVLVLHDDFGEAFGVNLQRASTRAAGSHGFLEIRCSDDILVTQIVGPGEEAHIDTHETFKNDAALSIQMPSVEETQSFAVSMENKRDIESNHVFFQFAIRYSNVYQADISRVVTVRLPTVDSVSAYLSSFQDEVAAVLIAKRTLLRAKIFSEAIDMRTMIDERVKDIALKFGSQVPKSKLYRFPKELSALSELLFHLRRSPLLGNIIGHDDERSVLRNLFLNASFDLSLRMVAPRCLMYREGGTFEELPAYDLAMQSDKAVVLDHGTDVFIWLGAELAADEGRSAAALAACRTLAEELSEFRFPAPRILAFKEGSSQARYFVTRLIPAHKDPPYEQEARFPQLRSLTPEERIKLKSSFLFFDDPSFCEWMRSLKVVPPEPS; this is encoded by the exons ATGGCTAATCCTCCACAAACTTCCCTTGGATACTCTGTTACTATCGGTCCTTCAAATCCTGACATATCATCACCTCAGCCCGAGAAAAGTCTAATTCCTCCTCCTCCAATGTCCTCCGCACCACCTAGATTTCCTCCGCCAAAGTTACAACAAGATCATATGACTTCCCCATCTATTAAAACGCCAAATTTACTGTCACCTGCAAATGGGGTAAAAACTGGCAGCCCAATTCCTCATTTGAGCACTCCACCTGGCCCTCCTGTCTTCACTTCACCTGTTCGGCCTGCTGCTGTGCCTTTCCGGACCTCTCCTGCAACTCCTCAGCCTGTTGCTTTGTCTTCGGGTTCATCTTTTCCTACATCTTCACCTCCCCATTTCTCCAATGGGTCAGCTGAATTGCAGCATCAAGTTCCTCATGCTGCAGAGGAGACGATGCCTGTTGGGGAATCCTCATGTGTTTTATTCTCAGCACACAAG gtgttaaaaaagaagaaacaagcTAATGTACCCAGTTTAGGTTTTGGGGCCCTGGTTTCACCAGGAAAGGAGGTTTCACCAAGTTTGCAAATAATACAGCGTGATCCTCATCGATGCCATAATTGTGGAGCATTTGCAAACATCTATTGCAAAATATTACTTGGCTCTGGTCAGTGGCAGTGTGTAATTTGCCGGAATCTAAATGGAAGTGAAGGTGAATATGTAGCTCCCAGCAAGGAAGAACTTCGCAACTTTCCTGAACTGTCGTCGCCCATGGTTGATTATGTTCAGACTGGGAACAATAGATCCAGTTATGTTCCTGTCTCTGATTCCAGAATGTCTGCACCCATTATTCTTGTAATAGATGAGTGCTTAGATGAGCCACACCTCCAGCATCTACAGAGCTCTCTGCACGCATTTGTTGAATCAATTCCACCTACAGCGAGAATTGGAATCATATTGTATGGTCGGACTGTTTCAGTTTATGATTTTTCAGAGGATTCAATAGCATCGTCTGATGTACTTGCTGGTGACAAATTGCCTACTGAGGACTCCTTGAAAGCTTTGCTTTATGGAACTGGAGTATACTTGTCACCAATGCATGCCTCAAAACAAGTGGCTCATGACATATTTTCTTCACTAAGACCATATAAGTTGAACATTACTGAAGCTTCAAGAGACAGATGTCTGGGAACAGCAGTGGAGGTTGCCCTTGCCATAATTCAAGGTCCGTCAGCTGAAATGTCTCGAGGGGTGGTTAAAAGGCCAGGAGGTAATAGCAGAATTATTGTGTGCGCTGGTGGACCTAACACTTATGGCCCTGGATCAGTCCCTCATTCTTTTAGTCATCCCAACTATCTTCATATGGAAAAGATGGCTTTGAAATGGATGGAGCTTCTAGGTCGAAAGGCTCATCAGCACAACGCTGTTATTGACATTCTATGCGCTGGAAATTGCCCTGTTAGAGTTCCTGTTTTGCAGCCTCTTGCCAAAGCTTCAGGTGGTGTGTTGGTTCTTCATGATGACTTTGGTGAAGCCTTTGGTGTGAATTTGCAAAGAGCATCCACAAGGGCTGCAGGATCCCATGGTTTCTTGGAGATACGCTGTTCTGATGATATTCTTGTAACCCAAATTGTGGGTCCTGGTGAAGAGGCACACATAGACACTCATGaaacatttaaaaatgatGCTGCTCTCTCTATTCAAATGCCAAGCGTCGAAGAAACACAGAGCTTTGCAGTGTCCatggaaaacaaaagagataTTGAGAGTAATCATGTTTTTTTCCAGTTTGCCATTAGATATTCAAATGTCTATCAAGCAGATATTTCAAGAGTAGTAACTGTCAGGTTACCCACTGTGGATAGCGTTTCAGCTTATCTCTCAAGTTTTCAAGATGAAGTGGCTGCAGTCCTTATTGCGAAGAGGACGCTTTTGCGAGCCAAAATTTTTTCTGAAGCTATTGATATGCGAACCATGATAGATGAAAGAGTTAAAGATATTGCTTTAAAATTTGGATCCCAAGTACCAAAGTCAAAGCTTTATCGGTTTCCAAAGGAACTTTCTGCTTTGTCGGAGCTCCTATTTCATCTTAGAAGGAGCCCACTTTTAGGAAATATTATTGGCCACGATGATGAGAGGTCTGTTCTACGAAATTTGTTTCTGAATGCATCCTTTGATCTGTCGCTTCGCATGGTTGCACCTCGCTGTCTTATGTACCGTGAAGGAGGCACTTTTGAGGAGCTTCCAGCTTATGATCTTGCTATGCAGTCTGATAAAGCAGTTGTTCTTGACCATGGCACAGATGTCTTCATTTGGTTG GGTGCTGAACTTGCTGCTGACGAAGGAAGAAGTGCAGCCGCATTAGCAGCTTGCAGAACATTGGCTGAAGAACTCTCTGAATTTCGGTTTCCTGCTCCTCGTATCCTTGCATTCAAG GAGGGGAGCTCTCAGGCTCGGTACTTTGTAACCCGGTTGATACCAGCACACAAGGATCCTCCTTATGAGCAG GAAGCAAGATTCCCACAACTTCGATCATTGACACCGGAAGAGCGGATTAAGCTGAAAAGCagttttttattctttgatgATCCCAGCTTCTGTGAATGGATGCGAAGCTTGAAAGTAGTGCCCCCAGAACCAAGCTAA